In one window of Massilibacterium senegalense DNA:
- a CDS encoding M16 family metallopeptidase produces the protein MIIKHTCTNGVRVIIEPITTVRSVAIGVWVGTGSRYEELQNNGISHFLEHMFFKGTKKRSAKEIAESFDSVGGQVNAFTSKEYTCYYAKVLDTHKSMALDVLADMFFESTFIEVELEKEKNVVLEEIKMYEDTPDDIVHDCISQASFGTHPLGYPILGTKETVKSFTRDDLFAYKEQMYSPDAVVISVAGNVDESFIREIESYFGHFTSQNHEKASEKPIFLFDTKAKKKTTEQAHLCIGFEGLPVGHERLYDLAILNNILGGSMSSRLFQGVREERGLAYSIFSYHSSYQDQGLLTIYGGTGSDQLEKLYAVILKEIEDLKHHGVTEKEVMNSKEQLKGNLMLGLESTNSRMSRNGKNELLLKRHRSLDEIITQIDAVTLSSVNMLAKDLFDQSFSRALISPKATFPVDKN, from the coding sequence TTGATTATCAAACATACATGTACAAACGGAGTAAGAGTTATTATTGAACCGATTACAACGGTTCGTTCAGTCGCGATTGGCGTTTGGGTAGGAACGGGTTCGCGATATGAAGAGTTGCAGAACAACGGTATTTCACACTTTTTAGAACACATGTTTTTTAAAGGTACAAAAAAAAGAAGTGCAAAAGAAATTGCAGAGTCATTTGATAGTGTAGGTGGTCAAGTAAATGCATTTACAAGTAAAGAGTATACTTGCTACTATGCAAAAGTACTAGATACACATAAAAGCATGGCATTAGATGTGTTAGCGGACATGTTTTTTGAATCTACATTTATCGAAGTAGAATTAGAAAAAGAAAAAAATGTTGTATTAGAAGAAATTAAGATGTATGAAGACACACCAGATGATATCGTTCATGACTGTATCTCCCAAGCAAGTTTTGGAACTCATCCATTAGGATATCCTATTTTAGGAACAAAAGAAACGGTTAAAAGTTTTACTAGAGATGACTTATTTGCTTATAAGGAACAAATGTATTCTCCTGATGCTGTGGTCATTTCGGTAGCAGGGAATGTGGATGAATCATTTATTCGCGAAATTGAATCGTATTTTGGTCATTTTACATCGCAAAATCATGAAAAGGCGTCTGAAAAGCCAATCTTTTTATTTGATACAAAGGCAAAGAAAAAAACAACCGAACAAGCGCATCTATGTATTGGATTTGAAGGTTTGCCTGTTGGACATGAACGTTTATATGATTTAGCTATTTTAAATAATATTTTAGGTGGGTCAATGAGCAGTCGTTTGTTCCAAGGAGTAAGGGAAGAACGAGGACTAGCTTATTCTATTTTTTCCTATCATTCTTCTTATCAAGACCAAGGATTACTTACCATTTACGGTGGAACGGGAAGTGACCAACTTGAAAAATTGTATGCTGTTATTTTAAAAGAAATTGAAGATTTAAAACATCATGGAGTAACAGAAAAAGAGGTTATGAACAGTAAAGAACAATTAAAAGGGAATTTAATGTTAGGGTTGGAAAGTACAAATAGTAGAATGAGTCGCAATGGGAAAAATGAGTTGCTATTAAAACGTCATCGTTCTCTCGATGAAATTATTACTCAAATTGATGCCGTGACATTATCTTCTGTGAATATGCTTGCAAAAGATTTATTTGATCAATCTTTTTCAAGGGCCTTAATTAGTCCGAAAGCAACTTTTCCAGTTGATAAAAATTAA
- a CDS encoding YlmC/YmxH family sporulation protein, with protein sequence MRLSELSGKEMIDISRGERLGFIGQTDVLIDEETGYVRAFIIPTLKWLGMKKTGEEVYIYWENIKKIGDDFMVIDSEESE encoded by the coding sequence ATGAGGTTAAGTGAATTAAGCGGGAAAGAAATGATTGATATTTCAAGGGGAGAACGCCTTGGTTTTATCGGGCAAACAGATGTTTTAATTGATGAAGAAACAGGGTATGTTCGGGCTTTTATTATTCCAACGTTAAAATGGTTAGGAATGAAAAAAACAGGAGAAGAAGTGTATATTTATTGGGAAAATATCAAAAAAATTGGGGACGATTTCATGGTTATTGATTCCGAGGAAAGCGAGTAA
- the dpaA gene encoding dipicolinic acid synthetase subunit A has translation MKQHKTLEIVILGGDHRQVELIRKLQQLSVHVTIIGFDKLENSFVSVKKEAIDAYPFEKADALFLPVSGVLDNGELTAVFSHDTLSFTTEMLKRTKKECKIYTGIITNTLDTMLEEVPREVTVLFDRDDLAIYNSIPTSEGALFLAMKYTDFTIHGSKVAILGFGRIALSLLRTFQALQAEAIVFARKSSQLARAYEMGAKVYPLDEMKERMRDVDICLNTIPAPVLTKEVLTSMPLHTFILDLASAPGGTDFTFAKQRGMNAILAPGIPGMIAPRTAGKILADVCVERITSDFFKGSGAEC, from the coding sequence TTGAAGCAACATAAAACATTAGAAATAGTCATTCTTGGCGGGGATCATCGACAAGTAGAACTGATTCGTAAATTACAACAATTATCCGTGCACGTGACGATAATCGGGTTTGATAAATTGGAAAATAGTTTTGTTAGTGTAAAAAAAGAAGCAATAGACGCTTATCCTTTTGAAAAAGCAGACGCTTTGTTTTTACCCGTTTCAGGTGTTTTAGACAATGGAGAATTAACGGCTGTCTTTTCGCATGATACGCTTTCTTTTACAACAGAGATGCTAAAGCGGACAAAAAAAGAGTGTAAAATATATACAGGAATTATAACGAACACGTTAGATACTATGTTAGAGGAAGTTCCGCGAGAAGTTACTGTCTTATTTGATCGAGATGATTTAGCGATTTATAATTCAATCCCAACATCAGAAGGTGCATTATTTTTAGCCATGAAATATACAGATTTTACGATTCATGGCAGCAAGGTGGCCATTTTAGGTTTTGGTCGTATTGCACTTTCTTTGTTGCGTACTTTTCAAGCATTACAAGCAGAAGCGATTGTATTTGCGAGAAAAAGCAGTCAATTAGCACGGGCATATGAAATGGGAGCCAAAGTGTACCCGCTTGATGAGATGAAGGAACGCATGAGAGATGTGGACATTTGTTTAAATACGATTCCTGCGCCTGTTTTAACAAAAGAAGTGTTAACGTCTATGCCACTCCATACGTTTATTTTAGATTTAGCTTCTGCTCCAGGAGGGACCGATTTTACCTTTGCTAAACAACGGGGGATGAATGCTATTCTTGCACCAGGAATACCTGGAATGATTGCGCCAAGAACGGCAGGAAAAATTTTAGCAGACGTTTGTGTAGAAAGAATAACTTCTGACTTTTTTAAAGGGAGTGGTGCAGAATGTTAA
- a CDS encoding dipicolinate synthase subunit B gives MLKGKRIGFGLTGSHCTYEEVLPQIAKLVESGAEVVPIVSYTLQSTDTRFGKATEWVEKIEQLTNQKLIGSIVEAEPLGPKYPLDCMVIAPLTGNSLSKLANALTDSPVLMAAKATMRNLKPVVIALSTNDGLGLNGSNIMKLMATKNIYFVPFGQDAPFKKPNSLVADMTKIKDTVIEALNGRQIQPILIENYG, from the coding sequence ATGTTAAAAGGAAAACGAATTGGATTTGGCCTAACTGGTTCCCATTGTACGTATGAAGAAGTATTACCACAAATAGCAAAACTAGTGGAAAGTGGTGCGGAAGTAGTACCTATTGTATCATATACACTCCAATCAACTGATACACGATTTGGGAAAGCAACGGAATGGGTGGAAAAAATTGAACAGCTTACGAATCAAAAACTAATTGGTTCTATTGTGGAAGCGGAGCCATTGGGACCGAAATATCCGTTAGATTGCATGGTGATTGCCCCTTTAACGGGAAACTCTTTAAGCAAACTTGCCAATGCCTTAACGGATTCCCCTGTACTTATGGCGGCAAAAGCAACGATGCGCAATTTAAAACCAGTTGTAATTGCGCTTTCAACAAATGATGGCCTTGGCTTAAACGGCAGCAATATTATGAAATTAATGGCAACAAAAAATATTTACTTTGTACCGTTTGGTCAAGATGCTCCATTTAAAAAACCCAACTCATTAGTTGCTGATATGACCAAAATAAAAGATACGGTTATCGAAGCATTAAATGGAAGACAAATTCAGCCAATTCTTATCGAAAACTATGGATAG
- the asd gene encoding aspartate-semialdehyde dehydrogenase, which translates to MKAKKEFHVAVVGATGAVGTMILQTLEDRNFPIAKLSLLSSKRSAGTKLMFKGEEVEVKEATPESFEGVDVALFSAGGSVSKKFVPEAVKRGAIVVDNTSAYRMDPNVPLVVPEVNEADLFTHKGIIANPNCSTIQMVVALEPIRKAFGLKKVIVSTYQAVSGAGASAIQELKNQTKQVLEGTKVEKNILPVGSGDKHYQIAFNAIPQIDVFTDNGFTYEEMKMINETKKIMHEPSLKVAATCVRLPIVRGHAESVFIKVDKKGISVEDIQKVLELADGVTVVDSPENQEYPMPVGAEGKRDTFVGRIRKDLDDKKGFHMWIVSDNLLKGAAWNSVQIAESLIKLGLLK; encoded by the coding sequence ATGAAAGCAAAAAAAGAATTTCATGTTGCAGTGGTAGGTGCAACAGGTGCTGTTGGGACAATGATTTTACAAACACTAGAAGATAGAAACTTCCCGATTGCCAAATTATCTTTATTATCTTCTAAACGTTCAGCCGGAACAAAGTTAATGTTTAAAGGAGAAGAAGTAGAGGTAAAAGAAGCGACACCAGAAAGTTTTGAAGGGGTAGACGTTGCGTTATTTAGTGCTGGTGGTTCTGTGTCAAAAAAATTCGTACCAGAAGCAGTGAAACGCGGTGCAATCGTAGTAGATAATACAAGTGCATACCGAATGGATCCCAATGTACCTTTAGTAGTGCCAGAAGTGAACGAAGCTGATTTATTTACGCACAAAGGGATTATTGCGAACCCTAACTGTTCTACTATCCAAATGGTCGTTGCACTAGAACCAATTCGTAAAGCATTTGGCTTGAAAAAAGTAATTGTTTCTACCTATCAAGCAGTTTCTGGAGCAGGTGCAAGTGCAATCCAAGAACTTAAAAATCAAACGAAACAAGTGCTTGAAGGAACGAAAGTGGAAAAAAATATTTTACCAGTAGGTAGTGGAGATAAACATTATCAAATTGCGTTTAATGCGATTCCACAAATCGACGTATTTACTGATAATGGATTCACGTATGAAGAAATGAAAATGATTAATGAAACGAAAAAAATTATGCATGAACCATCTTTAAAAGTAGCAGCTACTTGCGTGCGTCTTCCAATCGTTCGTGGTCATGCAGAAAGTGTATTTATTAAAGTAGACAAAAAAGGAATTTCTGTAGAAGATATTCAAAAAGTATTAGAATTAGCAGATGGTGTGACAGTTGTCGACAGCCCAGAAAACCAAGAATATCCAATGCCAGTCGGTGCAGAAGGAAAACGCGATACATTTGTTGGTCGAATCCGTAAAGATTTAGACGATAAAAAAGGTTTCCATATGTGGATTGTATCGGATAATTTATTAAAAGGTGCGGCATGGAACTCTGTACAAATTGCAGAAAGTCTAATTAAACTTGGTTTATTGAAATAA